From a region of the Rhinolophus sinicus isolate RSC01 linkage group LG04, ASM3656204v1, whole genome shotgun sequence genome:
- the PKN3 gene encoding serine/threonine-protein kinase N3 isoform X2 produces the protein MEEGALRQPGVGHRPPEDEKEVIRRAIQKELKIKEGMENLRRVATDRRHLGHVQQLLRSSNRRLEQLHGELQELHTRILLPSPGPGPAEPVAPGPWPLAEQPRARHLEALQRQLQVELKVKQGAENMTHTYASGTPKGRKLLAAAQQMLRDSQLKVALLRMKISSLETSGSPEPGPELLAEELRHRLCIEAAVAEGAKNVVKLLGSRRTQDRKALAEAQAQLQESSQKLDLLRLALEKLLEGLPPAHPLRGKVARELRTAVSGNRQPSGTLVKPTAVTGTLQVHLLGCEQLLTTVPGRSPAAALARSPSQGWLRGKARQQRGRSELASEVLAVLKVDNRVVGQTGWGPVAKQSWDQTFVVPLERARELEIGVRWRDWRQLCGVIFLRLEDFLDNTCHQLSLSLVPQGLLFAQVTFCDPVIERRPRLQRQKRIFSKRRGQDFLRASQMNLSMAAWGRLVMNLLPPCSSPSTISPPKGCPQTLATPHRATDPASPSNLPPKKTPLEGEMRPPPKPPRLYLPRQPTPEEMPRTKRPHMEPRTRLGSSLPASATRKPPRLQDFRCLAVLGRGHFGKVLLVQFKGTGKYYAIKALKKQEVLSRDEIESLYCEKRILEAVGHMRHPFLLSLLACFQTSSHACFVTEFVPGGDLMMHIHEDVFPEPQARFYLACVVLGLQFLHEKKIIYRDLKLDNLLLDAQGFLKIADFGLCKEGIGFGDRTSTFCGTPEFLAPEVLTQEAYTRAVDWWGLGVLLYEMLVGECPFPGDTEEEVFDCIVNVDASYPRFLSVQGLEILQKLLQKCPEKRLGAGEQDAEEIKTQPFFRTTDWQALLARAVQPPFAPTLCGSTDLRYFEGEFTGLPPALTPPDPRRPLTARQQAAFRDFDFVSERFLEP, from the exons ATGGAGGAGGGGGCGCTGCGGCAG CCTGGGGTGGGCCACCGGCCCCCTGAGGACGAGAAAGAGGTGATCCGTCGGGCCATCCAGAAGGAGCTAAAAATCAAGGAGGGTATGGAGAACCTGCGGCGGGTGGCCACAGACCGCCGCCACCTGGGCCACGTGCAGCAGCTGCTACGCTCCTCCAATCGCCGTCTGGAGCAGCTGCACGGGGAGCTGCAGGAGCTGCACACCCGCATcctgctgcccagcccagggcctggccccgCTG AACCTGTGGCCCCGGGACCCTGGCCTCTGGCAGAGCAGCCAAGGGCCCGGCACCTGGAGGCTCTGCAGAGGCAGCTGCAGGTGGAACTGAAGGTAAAGCAGGGGGCCGAGAACATGACCCACACGTATGCCAGTGGCACCCCCAAG GGGAGGAAGCTCCTGGCAGCGGCCCAGCAGATGCTGCGGGACAGCCAGCTGAAGGTGGCCCTGCTGCGAATGAAGATCAGCAGCCTGGAGACCAGTGGGTCCCCTGAGCCAG GGCCTGAGCTGCTGGCAGAAGAGCTGAGGCACCGATTATGCATCGAGGCTGCTGTGGCCGAGGGTGCCAAGAACGTAGTGAAGCTGCTGGGTAGCCGGCGAACGCAAGACCGCAAGGCATTGGCCGAG GCTCAGGCCCAGCTCCAGGAGTCCTCCCAGAAACTGGACCTCCTGCGGCTGGCCTTGGAGAAGCTGCTGGAGGGActgcctcctgcccaccctcTACGTGGCAAAGTGGCCCGGGAGCTGCGGACTGCTGTGTCTGGGAACCGCCAGCCTTCAGGGACACTTGTGAAGCCCACCGCCGTGACAG GGACACTTCAGGTCCACCTCCTGGGCTGTGAGCAGCTGCTGACAACTGTGCCTGGCCGTTCCCCGGCGGCTGCGCTGGCCAGGAGCCCCTCCCAGGGCTGGCTTCGGGGCAAGGCCAGGCAGCAACGTGGTAGAAGCGAGCTGGCTA GCGAGGTGCTGGCTGTGCTGAAAGTGGACAATCGTGTCGTGGGCCAGACGGGCTGGGGGCCGGTAGCCAAGCAGTCCTGGGACCAGACCTTTGTCGTCCCCCTGGAGCGG GCCCGAGAGCTGGAGATTGGGGTGCGTTGGCGGGATTGGCGGCAGCTGTGTGGCGTGATTTTCCTGCGGCTGGAGGACTTCCTGGACAATACCTGTCACCAGCTGTCCCTCAGCCTGGTGCCACAGGGCCTGCTCTTTGCCCAG GTGACCTTCTGTGACCCTGTCATTGAGAGGAGGCCCCGATTGCAGAGGCAGAAACGCATTTTCTCTAAACGCAGAG GTCAGGACTTCCTGAGGGCTTCCCAGATGAACCTCAGCATGGCGGCTTGGGGGCGCTTGGTCATGAATCTGCTGCCCCCCTGCAGCTCCCCAAGCACGATCAGCCCCCCGAAAGGGTGTCCCCAGACTCTGGCTACACCCCACAGGGCCActgaccctgcctcacccag TAATTTGCCCCCCAAGAAGACTCCCTTGGAAGGAGAGATGAGGCCCCCACCCAAGCCCCCGCGCCTCTACCTGCCCCGGCAGCCAACCCCTGAGGAGATGCCG CGCACCAAACGCCCCCACATGGAGCCCAGGACTCGACTTGGGTCGTCTTTACCGGCCTCAGCCACCAG GAAACCCCCCCGGCTTCAGGACTTCCGCTGCTTGGCTGTGCTGGGCCGGGGCCACTTTGGGAAG GTCCTTCTGGTCCAGTTCAAGGGGACGGGGAAATACTATGCCATCAAAGCGCTGAAGAAGCAGGAGGTGCTGAGCCGGGATGAGATTGAGAG CCTGTATTGCGAGAAGCGGATCCTGGAGGCTGTGGGCCACATGAGGCAccccttcctgctctccctccttGCCTGCTTCCAGACCTCCAGCCATGCCTGCTTCGTGACTGAGTTTGTGCCAGGTGGTGACCTCATGATGCATATTCATGAGGACGTCTTCCCTGAGCCCCAGGCCCG GTTTTACCTGGCCTGTGTGGTCCTGGGGCTGCAGTTCTTACATGAAAAGAAGATCATTTACAG GGACCTTAAGTTGGATAATCTTCTGTTGGATGCCCAGGGTTTCCTGAAGATCGCGGACTTTGGGCTATGTAAGGAAG GGATTGGATTTGGGGACCGGACAAGCACATTCTGTGGCACCCCGGAGTTCCTGGCCCCTGAGGTGCTGACCCAGGAGGCCTACACACGGGCTGTGGACTGGTGGGGGCTGGGTGTGCTGCTGTATGAGATGCTGGTGGGTGAG TGCCCGTTCCCAGGGGACACCGAGGAGGAGGTGTTTGACTGCATCGTCAATGTGGATGCCTCATATCCCCGTTTTCTGTCGGTGCAAGGGCTTGAGATCCTTCAGAAG CTCCTCCAGAAGTGCCCCGAGAAGCGCCTGGGGGCAGGTGAGCAGGACGCCGAGGAGATCAAGACACAGCCTTTCTTCAGG ACCACCGATTGGCAGGCCCTGCTCGCCCGCGCTGTCCAGCCCCCCTTTGCACCCACCCTCTGTGGCTCTACAGACCTGCGCTACTTCGAGGGGGAGTTCACAGGGTTGCCGCCTGCCCTGACCCCACCTGACCCCCGCCGTCCCCTCACTGCCCGCCAACAGGCCGCCTTTCGGGACTTCGACTTCGTGTCAGAACGATTCCTGGAGCCCTGA
- the PKN3 gene encoding serine/threonine-protein kinase N3 isoform X4 codes for MEEGALRQPGVGHRPPEDEKEVIRRAIQKELKIKEGMENLRRVATDRRHLGHVQQLLRSSNRRLEQLHGELQELHTRILLPSPGPGPAEPVAPGPWPLAEQPRARHLEALQRQLQVELKVKQGAENMTHTYASGTPKGRKLLAAAQQMLRDSQLKVALLRMKISSLETSGSPEPGPELLAEELRHRLCIEAAVAEGAKNVVKLLGSRRTQDRKALAEAQAQLQESSQKLDLLRLALEKLLEGLPPAHPLRGKVARELRTAVSGNRQPSGTLVKPTAVTGTLQVHLLGCEQLLTTVPGRSPAAALARSPSQGWLRGKARQQRGRSELASEVLAVLKVDNRVVGQTGWGPVAKQSWDQTFVVPLERARELEIGVRWRDWRQLCGVIFLRLEDFLDNTCHQLSLSLVPQGLLFAQVTFCDPVIERRPRLQRQKRIFSKRRGQDFLRASQMNLSMAAWGRLVMNLLPPCSSPSTISPPKGCPQTLATPHRATDPASPSNLPPKKTPLEGEMRPPPKPPRLYLPRQPTPEEMPRTKRPHMEPRTRLGSSLPASATRKPPRLQDFRCLAVLGRGHFGKVLLVQFKGTGKYYAIKALKKQEVLSRDEIESLYCEKRILEAVGHMRHPFLLSLLACFQTSSHACFVTEFVPGGDLMMHIHEDVFPEPQARFYLACVVLGLQFLHEKKIIYRDLKLDNLLLDAQGFLKIADFGLCKEGIGFGDRTSTFCGTPEFLAPEVLTQEAYTRAVDWWGLGVLLYEMLVGECPFPGDTEEEVFDCIVNVDASYPRFLSVQGLEILQKLLQKCPEKRLGADHRLAGPARPRCPAPLCTHPLWLYRPALLRGGVHRVAACPDPT; via the exons ATGGAGGAGGGGGCGCTGCGGCAG CCTGGGGTGGGCCACCGGCCCCCTGAGGACGAGAAAGAGGTGATCCGTCGGGCCATCCAGAAGGAGCTAAAAATCAAGGAGGGTATGGAGAACCTGCGGCGGGTGGCCACAGACCGCCGCCACCTGGGCCACGTGCAGCAGCTGCTACGCTCCTCCAATCGCCGTCTGGAGCAGCTGCACGGGGAGCTGCAGGAGCTGCACACCCGCATcctgctgcccagcccagggcctggccccgCTG AACCTGTGGCCCCGGGACCCTGGCCTCTGGCAGAGCAGCCAAGGGCCCGGCACCTGGAGGCTCTGCAGAGGCAGCTGCAGGTGGAACTGAAGGTAAAGCAGGGGGCCGAGAACATGACCCACACGTATGCCAGTGGCACCCCCAAG GGGAGGAAGCTCCTGGCAGCGGCCCAGCAGATGCTGCGGGACAGCCAGCTGAAGGTGGCCCTGCTGCGAATGAAGATCAGCAGCCTGGAGACCAGTGGGTCCCCTGAGCCAG GGCCTGAGCTGCTGGCAGAAGAGCTGAGGCACCGATTATGCATCGAGGCTGCTGTGGCCGAGGGTGCCAAGAACGTAGTGAAGCTGCTGGGTAGCCGGCGAACGCAAGACCGCAAGGCATTGGCCGAG GCTCAGGCCCAGCTCCAGGAGTCCTCCCAGAAACTGGACCTCCTGCGGCTGGCCTTGGAGAAGCTGCTGGAGGGActgcctcctgcccaccctcTACGTGGCAAAGTGGCCCGGGAGCTGCGGACTGCTGTGTCTGGGAACCGCCAGCCTTCAGGGACACTTGTGAAGCCCACCGCCGTGACAG GGACACTTCAGGTCCACCTCCTGGGCTGTGAGCAGCTGCTGACAACTGTGCCTGGCCGTTCCCCGGCGGCTGCGCTGGCCAGGAGCCCCTCCCAGGGCTGGCTTCGGGGCAAGGCCAGGCAGCAACGTGGTAGAAGCGAGCTGGCTA GCGAGGTGCTGGCTGTGCTGAAAGTGGACAATCGTGTCGTGGGCCAGACGGGCTGGGGGCCGGTAGCCAAGCAGTCCTGGGACCAGACCTTTGTCGTCCCCCTGGAGCGG GCCCGAGAGCTGGAGATTGGGGTGCGTTGGCGGGATTGGCGGCAGCTGTGTGGCGTGATTTTCCTGCGGCTGGAGGACTTCCTGGACAATACCTGTCACCAGCTGTCCCTCAGCCTGGTGCCACAGGGCCTGCTCTTTGCCCAG GTGACCTTCTGTGACCCTGTCATTGAGAGGAGGCCCCGATTGCAGAGGCAGAAACGCATTTTCTCTAAACGCAGAG GTCAGGACTTCCTGAGGGCTTCCCAGATGAACCTCAGCATGGCGGCTTGGGGGCGCTTGGTCATGAATCTGCTGCCCCCCTGCAGCTCCCCAAGCACGATCAGCCCCCCGAAAGGGTGTCCCCAGACTCTGGCTACACCCCACAGGGCCActgaccctgcctcacccag TAATTTGCCCCCCAAGAAGACTCCCTTGGAAGGAGAGATGAGGCCCCCACCCAAGCCCCCGCGCCTCTACCTGCCCCGGCAGCCAACCCCTGAGGAGATGCCG CGCACCAAACGCCCCCACATGGAGCCCAGGACTCGACTTGGGTCGTCTTTACCGGCCTCAGCCACCAG GAAACCCCCCCGGCTTCAGGACTTCCGCTGCTTGGCTGTGCTGGGCCGGGGCCACTTTGGGAAG GTCCTTCTGGTCCAGTTCAAGGGGACGGGGAAATACTATGCCATCAAAGCGCTGAAGAAGCAGGAGGTGCTGAGCCGGGATGAGATTGAGAG CCTGTATTGCGAGAAGCGGATCCTGGAGGCTGTGGGCCACATGAGGCAccccttcctgctctccctccttGCCTGCTTCCAGACCTCCAGCCATGCCTGCTTCGTGACTGAGTTTGTGCCAGGTGGTGACCTCATGATGCATATTCATGAGGACGTCTTCCCTGAGCCCCAGGCCCG GTTTTACCTGGCCTGTGTGGTCCTGGGGCTGCAGTTCTTACATGAAAAGAAGATCATTTACAG GGACCTTAAGTTGGATAATCTTCTGTTGGATGCCCAGGGTTTCCTGAAGATCGCGGACTTTGGGCTATGTAAGGAAG GGATTGGATTTGGGGACCGGACAAGCACATTCTGTGGCACCCCGGAGTTCCTGGCCCCTGAGGTGCTGACCCAGGAGGCCTACACACGGGCTGTGGACTGGTGGGGGCTGGGTGTGCTGCTGTATGAGATGCTGGTGGGTGAG TGCCCGTTCCCAGGGGACACCGAGGAGGAGGTGTTTGACTGCATCGTCAATGTGGATGCCTCATATCCCCGTTTTCTGTCGGTGCAAGGGCTTGAGATCCTTCAGAAG CTCCTCCAGAAGTGCCCCGAGAAGCGCCTGGGGGCAG ACCACCGATTGGCAGGCCCTGCTCGCCCGCGCTGTCCAGCCCCCCTTTGCACCCACCCTCTGTGGCTCTACAGACCTGCGCTACTTCGAGGGGGAGTTCACAGGGTTGCCGCCTGCCCTGACCCCACCTGA
- the PKN3 gene encoding serine/threonine-protein kinase N3 isoform X3, with amino-acid sequence MESREPGVGHRPPEDEKEVIRRAIQKELKIKEGMENLRRVATDRRHLGHVQQLLRSSNRRLEQLHGELQELHTRILLPSPGPGPAEPVAPGPWPLAEQPRARHLEALQRQLQVELKVKQGAENMTHTYASGTPKGRKLLAAAQQMLRDSQLKVALLRMKISSLETSGSPEPGPELLAEELRHRLCIEAAVAEGAKNVVKLLGSRRTQDRKALAEAQAQLQESSQKLDLLRLALEKLLEGLPPAHPLRGKVARELRTAVSGNRQPSGTLVKPTAVTGTLQVHLLGCEQLLTTVPGRSPAAALARSPSQGWLRGKARQQRGRSELASEVLAVLKVDNRVVGQTGWGPVAKQSWDQTFVVPLERARELEIGVRWRDWRQLCGVIFLRLEDFLDNTCHQLSLSLVPQGLLFAQVTFCDPVIERRPRLQRQKRIFSKRRGQDFLRASQMNLSMAAWGRLVMNLLPPCSSPSTISPPKGCPQTLATPHRATDPASPSNLPPKKTPLEGEMRPPPKPPRLYLPRQPTPEEMPRTKRPHMEPRTRLGSSLPASATRKPPRLQDFRCLAVLGRGHFGKVLLVQFKGTGKYYAIKALKKQEVLSRDEIESLYCEKRILEAVGHMRHPFLLSLLACFQTSSHACFVTEFVPGGDLMMHIHEDVFPEPQARFYLACVVLGLQFLHEKKIIYRDLKLDNLLLDAQGFLKIADFGLCKEGIGFGDRTSTFCGTPEFLAPEVLTQEAYTRAVDWWGLGVLLYEMLVGECPFPGDTEEEVFDCIVNVDASYPRFLSVQGLEILQKLLQKCPEKRLGAGEQDAEEIKTQPFFRTTDWQALLARAVQPPFAPTLCGSTDLRYFEGEFTGLPPALTPPDPRRPLTARQQAAFRDFDFVSERFLEP; translated from the exons ATGGAGAGCAGAGAG CCTGGGGTGGGCCACCGGCCCCCTGAGGACGAGAAAGAGGTGATCCGTCGGGCCATCCAGAAGGAGCTAAAAATCAAGGAGGGTATGGAGAACCTGCGGCGGGTGGCCACAGACCGCCGCCACCTGGGCCACGTGCAGCAGCTGCTACGCTCCTCCAATCGCCGTCTGGAGCAGCTGCACGGGGAGCTGCAGGAGCTGCACACCCGCATcctgctgcccagcccagggcctggccccgCTG AACCTGTGGCCCCGGGACCCTGGCCTCTGGCAGAGCAGCCAAGGGCCCGGCACCTGGAGGCTCTGCAGAGGCAGCTGCAGGTGGAACTGAAGGTAAAGCAGGGGGCCGAGAACATGACCCACACGTATGCCAGTGGCACCCCCAAG GGGAGGAAGCTCCTGGCAGCGGCCCAGCAGATGCTGCGGGACAGCCAGCTGAAGGTGGCCCTGCTGCGAATGAAGATCAGCAGCCTGGAGACCAGTGGGTCCCCTGAGCCAG GGCCTGAGCTGCTGGCAGAAGAGCTGAGGCACCGATTATGCATCGAGGCTGCTGTGGCCGAGGGTGCCAAGAACGTAGTGAAGCTGCTGGGTAGCCGGCGAACGCAAGACCGCAAGGCATTGGCCGAG GCTCAGGCCCAGCTCCAGGAGTCCTCCCAGAAACTGGACCTCCTGCGGCTGGCCTTGGAGAAGCTGCTGGAGGGActgcctcctgcccaccctcTACGTGGCAAAGTGGCCCGGGAGCTGCGGACTGCTGTGTCTGGGAACCGCCAGCCTTCAGGGACACTTGTGAAGCCCACCGCCGTGACAG GGACACTTCAGGTCCACCTCCTGGGCTGTGAGCAGCTGCTGACAACTGTGCCTGGCCGTTCCCCGGCGGCTGCGCTGGCCAGGAGCCCCTCCCAGGGCTGGCTTCGGGGCAAGGCCAGGCAGCAACGTGGTAGAAGCGAGCTGGCTA GCGAGGTGCTGGCTGTGCTGAAAGTGGACAATCGTGTCGTGGGCCAGACGGGCTGGGGGCCGGTAGCCAAGCAGTCCTGGGACCAGACCTTTGTCGTCCCCCTGGAGCGG GCCCGAGAGCTGGAGATTGGGGTGCGTTGGCGGGATTGGCGGCAGCTGTGTGGCGTGATTTTCCTGCGGCTGGAGGACTTCCTGGACAATACCTGTCACCAGCTGTCCCTCAGCCTGGTGCCACAGGGCCTGCTCTTTGCCCAG GTGACCTTCTGTGACCCTGTCATTGAGAGGAGGCCCCGATTGCAGAGGCAGAAACGCATTTTCTCTAAACGCAGAG GTCAGGACTTCCTGAGGGCTTCCCAGATGAACCTCAGCATGGCGGCTTGGGGGCGCTTGGTCATGAATCTGCTGCCCCCCTGCAGCTCCCCAAGCACGATCAGCCCCCCGAAAGGGTGTCCCCAGACTCTGGCTACACCCCACAGGGCCActgaccctgcctcacccag TAATTTGCCCCCCAAGAAGACTCCCTTGGAAGGAGAGATGAGGCCCCCACCCAAGCCCCCGCGCCTCTACCTGCCCCGGCAGCCAACCCCTGAGGAGATGCCG CGCACCAAACGCCCCCACATGGAGCCCAGGACTCGACTTGGGTCGTCTTTACCGGCCTCAGCCACCAG GAAACCCCCCCGGCTTCAGGACTTCCGCTGCTTGGCTGTGCTGGGCCGGGGCCACTTTGGGAAG GTCCTTCTGGTCCAGTTCAAGGGGACGGGGAAATACTATGCCATCAAAGCGCTGAAGAAGCAGGAGGTGCTGAGCCGGGATGAGATTGAGAG CCTGTATTGCGAGAAGCGGATCCTGGAGGCTGTGGGCCACATGAGGCAccccttcctgctctccctccttGCCTGCTTCCAGACCTCCAGCCATGCCTGCTTCGTGACTGAGTTTGTGCCAGGTGGTGACCTCATGATGCATATTCATGAGGACGTCTTCCCTGAGCCCCAGGCCCG GTTTTACCTGGCCTGTGTGGTCCTGGGGCTGCAGTTCTTACATGAAAAGAAGATCATTTACAG GGACCTTAAGTTGGATAATCTTCTGTTGGATGCCCAGGGTTTCCTGAAGATCGCGGACTTTGGGCTATGTAAGGAAG GGATTGGATTTGGGGACCGGACAAGCACATTCTGTGGCACCCCGGAGTTCCTGGCCCCTGAGGTGCTGACCCAGGAGGCCTACACACGGGCTGTGGACTGGTGGGGGCTGGGTGTGCTGCTGTATGAGATGCTGGTGGGTGAG TGCCCGTTCCCAGGGGACACCGAGGAGGAGGTGTTTGACTGCATCGTCAATGTGGATGCCTCATATCCCCGTTTTCTGTCGGTGCAAGGGCTTGAGATCCTTCAGAAG CTCCTCCAGAAGTGCCCCGAGAAGCGCCTGGGGGCAGGTGAGCAGGACGCCGAGGAGATCAAGACACAGCCTTTCTTCAGG ACCACCGATTGGCAGGCCCTGCTCGCCCGCGCTGTCCAGCCCCCCTTTGCACCCACCCTCTGTGGCTCTACAGACCTGCGCTACTTCGAGGGGGAGTTCACAGGGTTGCCGCCTGCCCTGACCCCACCTGACCCCCGCCGTCCCCTCACTGCCCGCCAACAGGCCGCCTTTCGGGACTTCGACTTCGTGTCAGAACGATTCCTGGAGCCCTGA
- the PKN3 gene encoding serine/threonine-protein kinase N3 isoform X1 — protein sequence MPPGNFPKSPPSGSEPSARQSTNMSVSSVKATRVGPKVSPNPFFQPGVGHRPPEDEKEVIRRAIQKELKIKEGMENLRRVATDRRHLGHVQQLLRSSNRRLEQLHGELQELHTRILLPSPGPGPAEPVAPGPWPLAEQPRARHLEALQRQLQVELKVKQGAENMTHTYASGTPKGRKLLAAAQQMLRDSQLKVALLRMKISSLETSGSPEPGPELLAEELRHRLCIEAAVAEGAKNVVKLLGSRRTQDRKALAEAQAQLQESSQKLDLLRLALEKLLEGLPPAHPLRGKVARELRTAVSGNRQPSGTLVKPTAVTGTLQVHLLGCEQLLTTVPGRSPAAALARSPSQGWLRGKARQQRGRSELASEVLAVLKVDNRVVGQTGWGPVAKQSWDQTFVVPLERARELEIGVRWRDWRQLCGVIFLRLEDFLDNTCHQLSLSLVPQGLLFAQVTFCDPVIERRPRLQRQKRIFSKRRGQDFLRASQMNLSMAAWGRLVMNLLPPCSSPSTISPPKGCPQTLATPHRATDPASPSNLPPKKTPLEGEMRPPPKPPRLYLPRQPTPEEMPRTKRPHMEPRTRLGSSLPASATRKPPRLQDFRCLAVLGRGHFGKVLLVQFKGTGKYYAIKALKKQEVLSRDEIESLYCEKRILEAVGHMRHPFLLSLLACFQTSSHACFVTEFVPGGDLMMHIHEDVFPEPQARFYLACVVLGLQFLHEKKIIYRDLKLDNLLLDAQGFLKIADFGLCKEGIGFGDRTSTFCGTPEFLAPEVLTQEAYTRAVDWWGLGVLLYEMLVGECPFPGDTEEEVFDCIVNVDASYPRFLSVQGLEILQKLLQKCPEKRLGAGEQDAEEIKTQPFFRTTDWQALLARAVQPPFAPTLCGSTDLRYFEGEFTGLPPALTPPDPRRPLTARQQAAFRDFDFVSERFLEP from the exons ATGCCCCCGGGAAACTTCCCCAAATCACCTCCAAGTGGCTCAGAACCTTCAGCCAGGCAGTCCACGAACATGTCTGTATCCTCAGTGAAAGCCACTAGGGTGGGCCCCAAAGTTTCCCCAAATCCGTTCTTCCAG CCTGGGGTGGGCCACCGGCCCCCTGAGGACGAGAAAGAGGTGATCCGTCGGGCCATCCAGAAGGAGCTAAAAATCAAGGAGGGTATGGAGAACCTGCGGCGGGTGGCCACAGACCGCCGCCACCTGGGCCACGTGCAGCAGCTGCTACGCTCCTCCAATCGCCGTCTGGAGCAGCTGCACGGGGAGCTGCAGGAGCTGCACACCCGCATcctgctgcccagcccagggcctggccccgCTG AACCTGTGGCCCCGGGACCCTGGCCTCTGGCAGAGCAGCCAAGGGCCCGGCACCTGGAGGCTCTGCAGAGGCAGCTGCAGGTGGAACTGAAGGTAAAGCAGGGGGCCGAGAACATGACCCACACGTATGCCAGTGGCACCCCCAAG GGGAGGAAGCTCCTGGCAGCGGCCCAGCAGATGCTGCGGGACAGCCAGCTGAAGGTGGCCCTGCTGCGAATGAAGATCAGCAGCCTGGAGACCAGTGGGTCCCCTGAGCCAG GGCCTGAGCTGCTGGCAGAAGAGCTGAGGCACCGATTATGCATCGAGGCTGCTGTGGCCGAGGGTGCCAAGAACGTAGTGAAGCTGCTGGGTAGCCGGCGAACGCAAGACCGCAAGGCATTGGCCGAG GCTCAGGCCCAGCTCCAGGAGTCCTCCCAGAAACTGGACCTCCTGCGGCTGGCCTTGGAGAAGCTGCTGGAGGGActgcctcctgcccaccctcTACGTGGCAAAGTGGCCCGGGAGCTGCGGACTGCTGTGTCTGGGAACCGCCAGCCTTCAGGGACACTTGTGAAGCCCACCGCCGTGACAG GGACACTTCAGGTCCACCTCCTGGGCTGTGAGCAGCTGCTGACAACTGTGCCTGGCCGTTCCCCGGCGGCTGCGCTGGCCAGGAGCCCCTCCCAGGGCTGGCTTCGGGGCAAGGCCAGGCAGCAACGTGGTAGAAGCGAGCTGGCTA GCGAGGTGCTGGCTGTGCTGAAAGTGGACAATCGTGTCGTGGGCCAGACGGGCTGGGGGCCGGTAGCCAAGCAGTCCTGGGACCAGACCTTTGTCGTCCCCCTGGAGCGG GCCCGAGAGCTGGAGATTGGGGTGCGTTGGCGGGATTGGCGGCAGCTGTGTGGCGTGATTTTCCTGCGGCTGGAGGACTTCCTGGACAATACCTGTCACCAGCTGTCCCTCAGCCTGGTGCCACAGGGCCTGCTCTTTGCCCAG GTGACCTTCTGTGACCCTGTCATTGAGAGGAGGCCCCGATTGCAGAGGCAGAAACGCATTTTCTCTAAACGCAGAG GTCAGGACTTCCTGAGGGCTTCCCAGATGAACCTCAGCATGGCGGCTTGGGGGCGCTTGGTCATGAATCTGCTGCCCCCCTGCAGCTCCCCAAGCACGATCAGCCCCCCGAAAGGGTGTCCCCAGACTCTGGCTACACCCCACAGGGCCActgaccctgcctcacccag TAATTTGCCCCCCAAGAAGACTCCCTTGGAAGGAGAGATGAGGCCCCCACCCAAGCCCCCGCGCCTCTACCTGCCCCGGCAGCCAACCCCTGAGGAGATGCCG CGCACCAAACGCCCCCACATGGAGCCCAGGACTCGACTTGGGTCGTCTTTACCGGCCTCAGCCACCAG GAAACCCCCCCGGCTTCAGGACTTCCGCTGCTTGGCTGTGCTGGGCCGGGGCCACTTTGGGAAG GTCCTTCTGGTCCAGTTCAAGGGGACGGGGAAATACTATGCCATCAAAGCGCTGAAGAAGCAGGAGGTGCTGAGCCGGGATGAGATTGAGAG CCTGTATTGCGAGAAGCGGATCCTGGAGGCTGTGGGCCACATGAGGCAccccttcctgctctccctccttGCCTGCTTCCAGACCTCCAGCCATGCCTGCTTCGTGACTGAGTTTGTGCCAGGTGGTGACCTCATGATGCATATTCATGAGGACGTCTTCCCTGAGCCCCAGGCCCG GTTTTACCTGGCCTGTGTGGTCCTGGGGCTGCAGTTCTTACATGAAAAGAAGATCATTTACAG GGACCTTAAGTTGGATAATCTTCTGTTGGATGCCCAGGGTTTCCTGAAGATCGCGGACTTTGGGCTATGTAAGGAAG GGATTGGATTTGGGGACCGGACAAGCACATTCTGTGGCACCCCGGAGTTCCTGGCCCCTGAGGTGCTGACCCAGGAGGCCTACACACGGGCTGTGGACTGGTGGGGGCTGGGTGTGCTGCTGTATGAGATGCTGGTGGGTGAG TGCCCGTTCCCAGGGGACACCGAGGAGGAGGTGTTTGACTGCATCGTCAATGTGGATGCCTCATATCCCCGTTTTCTGTCGGTGCAAGGGCTTGAGATCCTTCAGAAG CTCCTCCAGAAGTGCCCCGAGAAGCGCCTGGGGGCAGGTGAGCAGGACGCCGAGGAGATCAAGACACAGCCTTTCTTCAGG ACCACCGATTGGCAGGCCCTGCTCGCCCGCGCTGTCCAGCCCCCCTTTGCACCCACCCTCTGTGGCTCTACAGACCTGCGCTACTTCGAGGGGGAGTTCACAGGGTTGCCGCCTGCCCTGACCCCACCTGACCCCCGCCGTCCCCTCACTGCCCGCCAACAGGCCGCCTTTCGGGACTTCGACTTCGTGTCAGAACGATTCCTGGAGCCCTGA